A genome region from Bacteroidales bacterium includes the following:
- a CDS encoding NTP transferase domain-containing protein, translating to MNAIILAAGLGTRLRPLTDNTPKALVEVGGKTMLEHQILNLKKAGVSNIVINIHYFGEQIVEFLKRNNNFGLNIKISDERELLLDTGGGIAKAGCLFENDAPILVHNVDIFTNVDLKRVYCEGNKFDVMLVTEKPRSNRVLYFTNNQLCGWRNKATNETLLTDEKYIPNANNERAFMGIHVLNAKTIRLMREYKEAFPLIPFYLNASKSRELNIGEMFCGDDIIRIDAGKPEVLAECKEIIEKFYL from the coding sequence ATGAATGCAATTATTTTGGCGGCAGGATTAGGCACTCGCCTTCGCCCACTTACTGATAATACTCCAAAAGCATTGGTTGAAGTGGGAGGTAAAACTATGCTTGAACACCAGATTTTAAATCTTAAGAAAGCCGGGGTCAGTAATATTGTAATTAACATTCACTATTTTGGGGAACAGATTGTTGAGTTCTTAAAGAGAAACAACAATTTTGGTTTAAATATTAAGATTTCGGATGAGCGAGAGTTATTACTTGATACCGGTGGCGGTATTGCTAAGGCCGGGTGTTTATTTGAGAACGATGCTCCTATTCTTGTTCACAATGTTGATATTTTTACAAATGTAGATTTGAAAAGAGTATATTGTGAGGGGAACAAATTTGATGTTATGTTGGTTACCGAAAAGCCTCGCTCTAACAGGGTTTTATATTTTACCAACAACCAACTTTGTGGATGGAGGAATAAAGCAACTAATGAAACTTTATTAACAGACGAGAAATATATCCCCAACGCAAATAACGAACGTGCATTTATGGGAATACACGTTTTAAATGCTAAAACTATTAGGTTAATGAGAGAATACAAAGAGGCTTTTCCGCTTATTCCTTTTTATCTGAACGCATCAAAATCACGTGAACTCAACATTGGCGAAATGTTTTGCGGAGATGATATTATAAGGATTGATGCAGGTAAACCTGAAGTTCTTGCCGAGTGTAAAGAGATTATCGAGAAGTTCTATTTATAA
- a CDS encoding phosphotransferase, whose product MNILSELYYKVIGEQPKSVVKLSGDGSNRTYYRLSSNGNSLIGVSGVSFDENNAFISIANVFNECGINAPKVVVVSSDGMHYLIEDLGDDTLFTLLKDSRECGVFNDNDCEMLCHTMELLADIQFKVGERLDFSVCYPVADFDRVSVFWDLNYFKYCFLKGVGIEIDEPALESEFNTLANLLLEENENRFLYRDFQSRNIMWHNNKPYFIDFQGGRRGPIYYDVASFVGQTRAKYSNEVCEKMIDAYLNSLSKYKNIEKELFIEKLNLFRIFRLLQTLGTYGYRGLFERKKAFIDPIPTTLNQIGELLNNYKERLPYLWSVMTEVASLPRFKPCKYKGLMVDVMSFSYHRGIPDDYSGNGGGFVFDCRAIHNPGRYEEYKKLNGTDAPVIEFLERESNISEFLDNAYAMVDNMVETYLRRGFTHIQICCGCTGGQHRSVYSAEHIAKHISEKFGVRINVKHIMLNRSYTIPER is encoded by the coding sequence ATGAATATTTTAAGCGAGTTATATTATAAGGTCATAGGAGAACAACCTAAATCGGTTGTGAAACTTTCGGGTGATGGTTCAAACAGAACTTATTACAGATTATCATCAAATGGCAATAGTTTAATTGGTGTTAGCGGTGTCTCTTTTGATGAGAACAACGCTTTTATTTCTATTGCAAACGTATTTAACGAGTGTGGTATTAACGCCCCCAAAGTTGTTGTGGTTAGTAGTGATGGTATGCACTATCTGATTGAGGATTTGGGTGATGACACTCTGTTTACGCTACTTAAAGATAGCCGAGAGTGTGGCGTTTTTAATGACAATGATTGTGAAATGCTATGCCACACAATGGAGTTACTCGCCGATATTCAATTTAAGGTTGGAGAGAGGTTGGATTTCTCTGTTTGTTACCCCGTTGCGGATTTTGACAGGGTATCGGTTTTCTGGGATTTGAACTACTTTAAATATTGCTTTTTAAAGGGTGTAGGCATTGAGATTGATGAACCTGCGTTAGAGAGTGAGTTCAACACCCTTGCCAATCTTTTGTTAGAGGAGAATGAGAATAGATTCTTATACAGAGATTTTCAATCTCGTAATATAATGTGGCATAACAACAAACCTTATTTTATAGATTTTCAAGGTGGCAGACGTGGCCCTATATATTATGATGTGGCTTCGTTTGTAGGACAGACTCGAGCCAAATACAGCAACGAGGTTTGCGAGAAGATGATTGATGCATACCTTAACTCTCTTTCAAAATACAAAAATATTGAGAAGGAGTTATTTATTGAGAAACTTAATTTATTCAGAATTTTCCGTCTTCTTCAAACATTAGGAACGTATGGGTATAGAGGATTATTTGAGAGAAAAAAGGCTTTTATTGACCCTATTCCTACAACTCTAAATCAAATTGGTGAACTTCTAAACAACTATAAAGAGAGGCTTCCTTACCTATGGAGTGTAATGACGGAAGTTGCATCACTCCCCCGTTTTAAGCCTTGCAAATATAAGGGATTAATGGTTGATGTTATGAGTTTCTCGTACCACAGAGGTATTCCCGATGACTATTCGGGCAATGGCGGTGGTTTTGTTTTTGATTGCAGAGCCATTCATAACCCCGGCAGATATGAGGAGTATAAAAAACTTAATGGAACGGATGCTCCTGTTATTGAGTTTCTGGAACGAGAAAGCAATATCTCCGAGTTTTTAGATAATGCCTACGCTATGGTTGATAATATGGTTGAGACTTATTTAAGACGTGGTTTTACTCATATTCAAATTTGTTGCGGTTGCACTGGAGGACAACACCGCTCGGTTTATAGTGCCGAGCATATCGCAAAACATATTTCCGAAAAGTTTGGGGTAAGAATCAATGTTAAGCATATTATGTTGAACCGCTCTTATACTATACCTGAAAGATGA